The following are encoded together in the Candidatus Methylomirabilis oxygeniifera genome:
- a CDS encoding protein of unknown function (Evidence 5 : No homology to any previously reported sequences) yields the protein MKRKKIPYGSKLPVKLTIRERDLIRDETFCHPDFAKVAVVDGKRVRVDLSLDEIEEIQGFVAAEANHMENTKLQKELYRLFDKLQVFLDTYNDQDD from the coding sequence ATGAAACGAAAGAAAATACCCTACGGAAGTAAGTTACCTGTCAAACTCACCATTCGGGAACGCGACCTTATTCGCGATGAGACGTTCTGCCACCCCGATTTTGCGAAAGTTGCGGTTGTTGATGGCAAACGTGTTCGGGTTGATCTGTCTCTGGATGAAATCGAGGAGATTCAAGGTTTCGTAGCCGCTGAAGCTAACCACATGGAAAACACAAAACTCCAAAAGGAGCTTTACCGGCTTTTCGACAAACTGCAGGTTTTCCTGGACACTTACAATGATCAAGACGACTGA
- the cbbF gene encoding D-fructose-1,6-bisphosphatase protein (Evidence 2a : Function of homologous gene experimentally demonstrated in an other organism; Product type e : enzyme) — protein sequence MMGDPMISKGVTLTRHLLDDRTPLEGDLGALLIKIGAASKLLAREVTRAALHGRLGYTGEVNVQGEKVAQLDLWSNEVFLDALKETGLVCTMVSEEMEAPLHVDRNCLPGSYVVCFDPVDGSSNIDINGTVGTIFSVRHRRGHGREHVAIDIVQKGTEQVAAGYVMYGPSTMFVYAAGQSVHGFTWDHTVDDYLLTHPDIRIPQRGKTYSVNCGNYHRWIEPTQRAVDYLNTPDKATGRPYSLRYVGSMVADMHRTLLEGGVFMYPGEAGGGKNANGKLRLLYEVAPMAYIVEQAGGRASTGIERILDIEPKECHQRVPVVIGSAADVALVEEFYQGKR from the coding sequence ATGATGGGAGATCCGATGATCAGCAAAGGCGTGACCCTGACCCGTCATCTGCTTGACGACCGGACACCGCTGGAAGGCGATCTTGGCGCGCTGCTCATCAAGATCGGCGCCGCCTCGAAGCTGCTGGCGCGGGAGGTGACCAGGGCGGCGCTGCACGGCCGATTGGGGTATACCGGAGAGGTTAACGTTCAGGGGGAGAAGGTCGCCCAGCTCGACCTCTGGTCGAATGAGGTGTTTCTGGATGCGTTGAAGGAGACCGGGCTCGTCTGTACGATGGTTTCGGAAGAGATGGAGGCGCCGCTGCACGTCGACCGGAACTGCCTCCCCGGAAGCTACGTCGTCTGTTTCGACCCGGTTGACGGCTCGTCGAACATCGACATCAACGGCACGGTGGGGACCATCTTTTCGGTGCGGCACCGGCGCGGTCATGGGCGGGAGCACGTCGCGATAGATATTGTGCAGAAGGGTACCGAGCAGGTGGCGGCCGGCTACGTTATGTATGGCCCCAGTACGATGTTTGTCTATGCCGCCGGCCAATCCGTACACGGTTTCACGTGGGATCACACGGTGGACGACTACCTGCTGACACACCCCGACATTCGGATTCCGCAACGGGGCAAGACCTACAGCGTCAATTGCGGGAACTACCATCGTTGGATCGAGCCGACACAGCGGGCCGTCGATTATCTGAATACGCCGGATAAGGCGACAGGCCGCCCGTATTCGCTCCGCTACGTCGGGTCGATGGTCGCGGATATGCACCGTACGCTACTCGAAGGCGGAGTATTTATGTACCCGGGCGAGGCCGGCGGCGGCAAGAATGCCAACGGAAAGCTCCGGCTCCTCTATGAGGTTGCGCCGATGGCCTATATCGTCGAACAGGCCGGAGGACGGGCCAGCACCGGCATCGAGCGGATTCTGGATATCGAGCCGAAGGAATGCCACCAGCGCGTGCCGGTCGTCATCGGGAGTGCCGCCGACGTCGCGCTCGTCGAGGAGTTCTACCAGGGGAAGCGGTAA
- a CDS encoding protein of unknown function (Evidence 5 : No homology to any previously reported sequences), giving the protein MIIVSVQENLQFVEKPVKLLLEFCVFHVVSFSGYETLNLLDFIQRQINPNTFAINNRNFRKIGVAERLIANKVAFPNGEFDR; this is encoded by the coding sequence TTGATCATTGTAAGTGTCCAGGAAAACCTGCAGTTTGTCGAAAAGCCGGTAAAGCTCCTTTTGGAGTTTTGTGTTTTCCATGTGGTTAGCTTCAGCGGCTACGAAACCTTGAATCTCCTCGATTTCATCCAGAGACAGATCAACCCGAACACGTTTGCCATCAACAACCGCAACTTTCGCAAAATCGGGGTGGCAGAACGTCTCATCGCGAATAAGGTCGCGTTCCCGAATGGTGAGTTTGACAGGTAA
- the cbbS gene encoding Ribulose bisphosphate carboxylase small chain (RuBisCO small subunit) (Evidence 2a : Function of homologous gene experimentally demonstrated in an other organism; Product type e : enzyme), which produces MRITQGTFSFLADLTDDQIRKQVEYALNNKWAVSVEFTDDPHPRNTFWEMWGLPMFDLEDPAGVMYEIDACRKAYPNHYIKVNAFDHNKGWETIRLSFIIHRPPHEPGFGLVRQEVKGRTVNYVVHSYATDKPEGARYTD; this is translated from the coding sequence ATGCGAATCACCCAAGGTACGTTCTCGTTCCTGGCTGATCTGACCGACGACCAGATCAGAAAGCAGGTAGAGTATGCATTGAACAATAAATGGGCCGTCAGTGTCGAGTTTACGGATGACCCGCATCCCCGCAATACGTTCTGGGAAATGTGGGGGTTGCCGATGTTCGACCTGGAAGACCCGGCGGGGGTCATGTATGAGATCGATGCTTGCCGCAAGGCCTATCCCAACCACTATATCAAGGTGAACGCCTTCGACCATAACAAAGGTTGGGAAACCATCCGTCTGTCGTTCATTATCCATCGGCCGCCGCATGAGCCGGGCTTTGGCCTTGTGCGCCAGGAAGTCAAAGGCCGCACCGTCAACTATGTCGTGCACAGCTATGCTACCGACAAGCCGGAGGGCGCGCGGTATACGGACTGA
- the rpiA gene encoding ribose 5-phosphate isomerase (Phosphoriboisomerase A) (PRI) (Evidence 2a : Function of homologous gene experimentally demonstrated in an other organism; Product type e : enzyme) — MASMALEFIKDGDVVGLGTGRAATAFVRALGDAVKAGLRVTAVSTSQVTAALAVQLGIPLATLEEVSSIDITFDGADEVDPRLDLIKGYGGALIREKIVAASSRRLVILVGAEKLVPVLGSRGILPVEVVPFGLSLCRRCLTELGCRPAVRTQDGQPFVTDNGNQILDCSISPLSDPAAFERAILEIPGVVGTGLFIGMADTVLVQDGDAVHVQQRGDR; from the coding sequence ATGGCCAGTATGGCCCTTGAATTTATCAAGGATGGCGATGTGGTCGGTCTGGGTACCGGGCGAGCCGCGACCGCATTTGTCCGCGCCCTGGGGGATGCGGTCAAGGCGGGTCTTCGAGTCACGGCGGTTTCGACGTCGCAGGTTACGGCAGCGTTAGCAGTACAGCTTGGGATACCGCTGGCAACACTTGAAGAAGTTTCAAGTATCGACATCACATTTGACGGTGCGGACGAGGTCGATCCCCGGCTCGACCTGATCAAGGGTTATGGCGGTGCGCTGATTCGGGAAAAGATCGTAGCCGCCTCGTCACGACGCCTGGTCATCCTGGTGGGGGCCGAAAAGCTGGTGCCGGTTCTTGGGAGCCGCGGCATTCTGCCCGTTGAGGTCGTGCCGTTCGGGCTGTCCCTCTGCCGGCGTTGTCTCACAGAACTCGGGTGCCGTCCGGCAGTTCGCACGCAGGATGGGCAGCCGTTTGTGACCGACAACGGCAATCAGATTCTTGACTGCAGCATCTCGCCGCTTTCCGACCCGGCCGCGTTCGAGCGGGCGATCCTCGAGATTCCCGGGGTGGTCGGCACGGGGCTCTTCATCGGGATGGCCGACACAGTTTTAGTGCAGGACGGCGATGCGGTCCACGTGCAACAACGCGGAGACCGATGA
- the cbbL gene encoding Ribulose bisphosphate carboxylase large chain (RuBisCO large subunit) (Evidence 2a : Function of homologous gene experimentally demonstrated in an other organism; Product type e : enzyme) codes for MAGAAGTSKDPKDRYKAGGVVPYKQMGYWRPEYEPKDTDVIAVFRITPQEGVDPDEAAAAVAGESSTATWTVVWTDRLTDHDAYRGKAYRVDPVPGSPGQYFAYIAYDLDLFEDGSIVNVSASIIGNVFGFKPLKALRLEDMRFPVAYLKTFQGPPTGIVVERERLDKFGRPLLGATIKPKLGLSGKNYGRVVYEALKGGLDFTKDDENINSQAFMHWRDRFLFAMEGVNRASAATGEVKGHYLNISAGTMEDMYERAEFAKELGSVIIMIDLVIGYTAIQSISKWARKNDMMLHLHRAGHSTYTRQKTHGVNFRVICKWMRMAGVDHIHAGTVIGKLEGDPYMVKGFYDTLRETHTPMNLQNGLFFDQDWASLRKVMPVASGGIHAGQMHQLLHYFGEDVVMQFGGGTIGHPTGIAAGATANRVALEAMVQARNEGRDYFNEGPEILANAARWCQPLRTALEVWKDITFNYASTDTADFVPTTTAV; via the coding sequence ATGGCAGGAGCAGCGGGAACCAGCAAGGATCCAAAAGACCGGTATAAGGCCGGCGGGGTAGTCCCCTACAAGCAGATGGGGTATTGGCGGCCGGAATATGAGCCGAAGGACACCGACGTGATTGCGGTGTTCCGCATCACCCCTCAGGAGGGTGTGGATCCGGATGAGGCGGCCGCAGCCGTGGCTGGCGAATCGTCCACTGCCACCTGGACTGTTGTGTGGACCGACCGTCTCACCGATCACGATGCCTATCGCGGCAAGGCGTACAGGGTGGATCCTGTCCCGGGCAGCCCGGGACAGTATTTCGCCTACATCGCCTACGACCTGGACCTATTTGAAGACGGCTCGATCGTCAACGTGAGCGCCTCCATTATCGGCAACGTCTTCGGCTTCAAGCCGCTCAAGGCGCTGCGCCTGGAAGACATGCGGTTCCCTGTGGCCTACCTCAAGACCTTTCAGGGGCCGCCTACCGGGATCGTCGTGGAGCGCGAGCGTCTGGATAAGTTCGGCCGCCCGCTGCTGGGCGCCACCATCAAGCCGAAGCTGGGGCTCTCCGGAAAAAATTACGGCCGCGTCGTGTACGAGGCGCTCAAGGGCGGCCTCGACTTCACCAAGGACGACGAAAATATCAACTCGCAGGCGTTTATGCACTGGCGCGATCGTTTCCTTTTCGCTATGGAAGGGGTCAACCGCGCCTCGGCCGCTACCGGCGAGGTGAAGGGACATTACCTCAATATCAGCGCCGGCACCATGGAAGATATGTATGAGCGCGCCGAATTCGCCAAGGAGTTGGGCAGCGTCATCATTATGATCGATCTGGTCATCGGCTACACCGCGATCCAGTCGATCTCGAAGTGGGCGCGGAAAAACGATATGATGCTGCACCTGCACCGGGCAGGCCATTCGACCTATACCCGTCAGAAGACTCATGGCGTCAACTTCCGCGTCATCTGCAAATGGATGCGCATGGCCGGGGTGGACCATATCCACGCCGGAACCGTCATCGGCAAGCTCGAAGGCGACCCGTATATGGTCAAGGGGTTCTACGATACCCTGCGGGAAACCCATACCCCGATGAATTTGCAAAATGGCCTGTTCTTTGATCAGGACTGGGCGTCGCTCCGCAAGGTCATGCCGGTCGCCTCAGGCGGCATCCACGCCGGACAGATGCACCAGTTGCTCCACTACTTTGGAGAAGACGTAGTCATGCAGTTCGGCGGCGGGACCATCGGCCATCCGACCGGCATCGCGGCGGGCGCGACGGCCAACCGGGTCGCCCTGGAAGCGATGGTCCAGGCGCGCAACGAAGGGCGCGATTACTTCAACGAAGGCCCGGAGATCCTGGCGAATGCCGCACGGTGGTGCCAGCCATTGCGGACGGCACTGGAAGTCTGGAAGGATATTACCTTCAACTATGCCTCGACCGATACCGCGGACTTTGTTCCGACGACAACGGCCGTGTAG
- a CDS encoding putative CbbX-like protein, containing AAA-ATPase domain (Evidence 3 : Function proposed based on presence of conserved amino acid motif, structural feature or limited homology; PubMedId : 9006018; Product type pr : putative regulator), whose product MSDANVEHIPEENAPSQLSDETPVDLDSVFRDSQIQEILDKLDRELVGLKPIKTRIREIAALLLVDRVRKSLGLMSGPPSLHMCFTGNPGTGKTTVAMRMAEILHRLGYIRKCNLAAVTRDDLVGQYIGHTAPKTKEVLKRAMGGVLFIDEAYYLYRSENERDYGQESIEILLQVMENQREDLVVILAGYKDRMETFFQGNPGMSSRVAHHLDFPNYSAEELIAIAKLMLEKQQYRFSPDAEKVFYEYLLKRMKLPNFANARSVRNALDRARLRQANRLFAQHKDTLTKKDLVTIEAEDILVSRVFKDNQPDSNQTADHE is encoded by the coding sequence ATGAGTGACGCGAACGTCGAACATATCCCCGAAGAAAATGCTCCGTCCCAACTCTCTGATGAGACGCCGGTAGATCTTGATAGCGTCTTTCGCGATTCCCAGATTCAGGAGATCCTTGATAAGCTTGACCGGGAACTGGTCGGTCTGAAGCCGATTAAGACCCGAATTCGAGAAATCGCAGCCTTACTGCTCGTTGATAGGGTGCGGAAAAGCCTGGGTCTGATGTCAGGCCCGCCCAGCCTCCATATGTGCTTTACCGGCAATCCCGGTACAGGCAAGACCACCGTCGCGATGCGGATGGCCGAGATTCTGCACCGCCTGGGTTACATCCGTAAGTGCAACTTGGCGGCGGTCACGCGGGACGATCTCGTGGGCCAGTACATCGGACACACCGCACCGAAGACCAAAGAGGTCTTGAAGAGAGCGATGGGCGGCGTGTTGTTTATCGACGAAGCCTATTATCTCTACCGTTCGGAGAATGAGCGTGATTACGGCCAGGAGTCGATCGAGATCCTGCTCCAGGTTATGGAGAATCAGCGAGAGGACCTCGTGGTCATCCTGGCCGGTTACAAGGACCGCATGGAAACATTCTTCCAGGGCAATCCGGGGATGTCCTCCCGCGTCGCGCATCACTTGGATTTTCCGAACTACTCGGCGGAAGAGTTGATCGCAATCGCCAAGCTGATGTTGGAGAAGCAACAATACCGTTTCAGCCCAGACGCTGAAAAGGTCTTTTATGAATATCTTCTCAAGCGCATGAAGCTGCCCAACTTCGCCAATGCCCGCAGTGTGCGGAATGCCCTTGATCGGGCCCGTCTGCGTCAGGCCAATCGCCTGTTCGCACAGCACAAAGACACGCTGACGAAAAAGGATCTGGTCACG